A single region of the Synergistaceae bacterium genome encodes:
- a CDS encoding aldo/keto reductase — IVQNENHIFYQNTDLQKYLSRYGVIIESWYPFGGRGNTREILNNPAIKKIAASHNKTTAQIILRWQIQAGYIVIPGSSSPDHIRENINVFDFALSSEEMNIIAGLNRNKRFENW, encoded by the coding sequence ATAGTTCAGAACGAGAATCACATTTTTTATCAGAATACAGACCTGCAAAAATATTTATCTCGTTACGGCGTAATAATAGAGTCTTGGTATCCTTTCGGAGGCCGGGGAAATACGCGCGAAATTCTCAATAATCCGGCCATAAAGAAAATTGCAGCTTCACACAATAAGACTACTGCACAAATTATATTGCGCTGGCAGATTCAAGCTGGCTATATAGTTATTCCAGGTTCAAGCAGTCCCGATCACATACGCGAAAATATAAACGTGTTCGATTTTGCCCTGAGTTCTGAAGAAATGAATATAATCGCAGGTTTGAATCGCAATAAAAGATTTGAGAACTGGTAA